The Halorussus rarus genome includes the window CGACTCGACGTCTGCGATCGAGTCGACGACGTGGTCGGGTGACACGTCCGAGGCGTCCGCGTCCGCCCGGGTCGCGATGCCGGAGAGCGCGAGCGCGGTCGTCATGCCGGCGCGCTCGCCGAGCGCGAGGTCGGTGTCCAGCCGGTCGCCCACGATCAGGATCTCCGCCCCGCGACCCGAGACCCGCGACTCGACCGCCTCCGCGGCGGTCCGGCCGGGCTTGCCGAGCATCGCGTCGGGGTCGCGGTCCGCGGCCTCCGCGACCGCGGCCACGATGGCGCCCGACCCCGGCACCGGCCGGTCGGCCGCCGGGATGGTGCGGTCGGGGTCGGTCGCCACGAAGGCCGCGCCGTCCAGCGCCCACAGCGCCGCCCGGAGACGGTCGTAGGTGAACTCGCGGTCGACCGAGACCACGACGACCGCGGCATCGTCTGGGTCCTCGACCAGCGGGACGCCGCGGGCGGCCAA containing:
- a CDS encoding HAD-IIA family hydrolase, which produces MPIESVVLDVDGTLVRGGEPIPGAVAAVDRLRERGLDVLLLSNNPTRSPADYADWLGDLGFAVGPDDVVTSGSLTADYVAAEHPDAATFLVGEPGLREMLAARGVPLVEDPDDAAVVVVSVDREFTYDRLRAALWALDGAAFVATDPDRTIPAADRPVPGSGAIVAAVAEAADRDPDAMLGKPGRTAAEAVESRVSGRGAEILIVGDRLDTDLALGERAGMTTALALSGIATRADADASDVSPDHVVDSIADVESLL